The nucleotide window ACTTAGATTTTAACAATTGAAATCACTTTTTGGCAAAAAGGAATAAAAGAAATACATTGAGAAATGTTGGCACGAATTGAACTATGGTTCAAGGATGTTTTTCCCAAAATTCAGCCTAATAATTGCCATGTAGAAAGGTACATATTCCTTTTCTTCTTAAAACAAATGAACCATAATACACTATTCTAAGGTATAGCGAAGACAGCAAGATAAAGAGAAAATAAAACGCTTATATGGTGTCAAAAAGAAGAGAATATAACGTGTAACCAATACAAGGTATGACAACCTCCTAAAATAACAACAGTGGTTTGTCATAAAGAATCATAGCGGTCTCCATTTTAAAGTATAGACAGAATTCAATAAAAAGACTGAAGAAGTATTCTGAAAATATGCCATGTACAAAATATCTCCTCATAACCACATTCAAACAAGGCACTTCATTCGGTAAGAAAAGGAAAACAGTAAATCACAGTCCTTTCAAACTACCAGACACTGCCTGATGCATAGCAACAATACAAGGACCTAATACTCAGACTGAATTTATCGGTTAtcttcacaacaacaaaaaacacatttccacacaaaatatagatttttggTTAAAAGTAACAACTCTGCCTGTTAGTCGGTGTCACAACACAAGACTAGAGTTTCTTCCTTTGCGTCCATTCCCTCAAATCAAAAACGCATTCTGCCGCTCCATACAAATCTTCTAACCGATGATGTCACAGTCGAGCTTCCTGGTTCCGCCACTGTGCTCCATGGGAGTTGGAGTATTCTCCACTCTTACTACAGTGAGACCCCAGCCTCTAGGAGAGGATACCATAGCGGAGAGAAGTGTACTGTTTGGGGTGTCTGGTGTTGGGTTACACACTACAATCCAGTGTGACTCCAGGTTGCCCCTAGGGGCCGGAGGCCGGGAAATCTGTCTAAGCCTGAGCGATGGTGTGTCACtaaagaggcagagtgagagagcaagagagagagcaagagagagagagagagagagagagcaagagagagagagagcaagagagcaagagagcgagagagcaagagagagcgagcgaaagagcgagagagcgaaagagcgaaagagagaaagagagaaaagagaaaaagaaagaaagagagagagagagagagagagagagagagagagaaagagagagagagagaaagagagagagagagaaagagagagagagagaaagaaagagagagagagagaaagagagagagagagaaagagagagagagagagagagagagagagagagagagagagagagagagaaaaaaaaagaaagaaagaaagaaagaaagaaagaaagagagagagatacagagagagagagagagaggaggaagatggggtTACACTGGTGCTACCTGCCCCGGAGGTTCTGCAACACACCAtacacctcttcctctctgctcagGCCCTCGAAGAAGGGCAGCAGGTCCTGTAGCTCTGTGTCGCTTAGATCATCAAACCACGACTGGACCGGcacctgaggagacagacagcacatGCTGGTTCAGTTGGATCAACTGTGTGTAATAGCTTTTGGTTCCGGCCCTGCActaaacacacctgattcaagtGATCAACGTCTAGATCAGCAGCTGATTAGAAGAATCGCgtgtgttagagcagggctggaaTAAAACCTGGCGGAGTCAGTAGCTCCAAAGGAAGATCAATTAGGCCAGTGGCAGGAGAGTTGTCTGCCACACACAGGCGTAACGAGCGAACTCACAGCGTTCTCGGGGTGGAAGATGTAGGAGGCAGGAGAGTTGTCCAGTATGATGACGTTACTGAGCTCTCTACCCAGCCTGCTTAGGTCCTTAACATAGTTCCCCCGGTGAAACACACATGACTCCCGGAACAGACGGGCTCGGAACACACCCCATTGGTCCAGAAGATCCGccacagggtcagcatactggaCACACACGGGTCAAAAAGGTTACTACTACAGGTCAGGGGTCAGACATCAAAAAGGTCAAAGAAGACACTGTACAGAGATGGAAGCAGGAAGCTCTGAAGCTACCGTGTTACAACTACCACTAACTAGCCTGTTAGTGCAATCATGCTATCAAACCTTTGGCACGAAAAGGAGTGacatgatggcacaaacagactggtacccaggctagactAGCACATCTTAGTGATTTAATGCAGCTGCTTACTGACATGGTTGGTAGTCTCCGTAGGACAGAGAGAACCCACTACTGAAGGGTAGGAAACTTTGAAAATGGGAAACGCTCATTTACCACACAGACAGTTGACACTTGCCCAGACAGAGATCGGCTCAAAGAGATGGACAAGAGGAGGGAGTAGATAGATATTAACACAGGAAGAACAGAAGGGAGTAGATAGATATTAACACAGGAAGAACAGAAGGGAGTAGATAGATATTAACACAGGAAGAACAGAAGGCAGGAGgtgggacagaagaaacagaaaccAAAACAATGAGAACAGAgccatgtcccaaatggcaccctattccctatagtagaCTACTAGAGtatgcaccctattctctatagtggactactagagtatgcaccctattccttatagtggACTACTAGAGTATGCACCCTATAGTGGACTACTAGAgtatgcaccctattccctatagtggactactagagtatgcaccctattccttatagtggACTACTAGAgtatgcaccctattccctatagtagaCTATTAGAGTATGCACCCTATAGTGGACTACTAGAGTATGCACCCTATAGTGGACTACTAGAGTATGCACCCTATAGTGGACTACTAGAGTATGCACCCTATAGTGGACTACTAGAGTATGCACCCTATAGTAGACTACTAGAGtatgcaccctattccttatagtggACTACTAGAGTATGCACCCTATAGTAGACTACTAGAGTATGCACCCTATAGTGGACGACTAGAGTATGCACCCTATAGTAGACTACTAGAGTATGCACCCTATAGTGGACTACTAGAGTATGCACCCTATAGTGGACTACTAGAGTATGCACCCTATAGTGGACTACTAGAGTATGCACCCTATAGTGGACTACTAGAGTATGCACCCTATAGTAGACTACTAGAGtatgcaccctattccttatagtggACTACTAGAGTATGCACCCTATAGTAGACTACTAGAGTGGTGGACTACTATAGTATGCGCCCTATAGTAGACTACTAGAGtatgcaccctattccttatagtggACTACTAGAGtatgcaccctattctctatagtgGACTACTAGAGTAttaaccatattccctatagtaAACTACCAGGACTAGTAGAgtatgcaccctattccctatagtggactactagagtatgcaccctattccctatagtggacTACTAGAGTATGCACCCTATAATGGACTACTAGAgtatgcaccctattccctataatggaCTACTAGaggatgcaccctattccctatagtggactactagcgtatgcaccatattccctatagtagACTACTAGAgtatgcaccctattccctatagtggacTACTAGAGTATGCACCCTATAATGGACTACTAGAGTATGCACCCTATAATGGACTACTAGAgtatgcaccctattccctataatggaCTACTAGaggatgcaccctattccctatagtggactactagcgtatgcaccatattccctatagtggACTACTAGAGTATGTCAGACAAGTGACAAAGGATTAGAGTTGTTGAAAGTACCTTTGCGAGACTAGCCGTGAAGAGAACACATTCAAACAGCTCTCCCATCTTCTGCAGGAACTCATCCACATGGGGTCTCTTCAGCACGTACACCTGCAAGCACAGATTAATATAGGATGattcaaaacaaaaaaaacatgtgttttatgtgagaagtaggcattggtctgaagcAGGAAAATAAAGGAAATGGacatgagcaccacaatgcctacccCCACCCATGCTCTGCCAAGGGTTTTTCAGCACACAGCTTTAACCTACTACAGAAGCTACTGTATATTGGTCTATTGCACTTCAAACAGCGTGTATGCAGGTTGTTTAGGATTCAAAACTTCTCAAACAGCCTAATCATCTAATTTCCTTGGTTTTTACACCAGAAGGTATAAAACACAACATTATTACACAACattataatacatcataacacagcaATACAAGTCAAGTAAAAAgtacacaaaaataacaaatggCAGCAGAAATAATGTAGGTGTTAGTATTTATTTTACATTAACAGCTGATTTTCCAGAGAGAAGcagggaaaaaaacaaaaacaaaaacccaTTTAAAGCCAATAAGGAGAAATCAGGGTAA belongs to Oncorhynchus gorbuscha isolate QuinsamMale2020 ecotype Even-year linkage group LG22, OgorEven_v1.0, whole genome shotgun sequence and includes:
- the LOC124009733 gene encoding CTD small phosphatase-like protein isoform X3: MDHTSIITQVSNPKEEEIISFNQEKVSQSNSSVKKQRSPGIFSTFFCCFRNYNVEPPASNNTTTSLPPAPEENGTQPKPISNADFIVPVEIDGTVHQVYVLKRPHVDEFLQKMGELFECVLFTASLAKYADPVADLLDQWGVFRARLFRESCVFHRGNYVKDLSRLGRELSNVIILDNSPASYIFHPENAVPVQSWFDDLSDTELQDLLPFFEGLSREEEVYGVLQNLRGR
- the LOC124009733 gene encoding CTD small phosphatase-like protein isoform X2, which encodes MDHTSIITQVSNPKEEEIISFNQEKVSQSNSSVKKQRSPGIFSTFFCCFRNYNVEPPASNNTTTSLPPAPEENGTQPKPPAKFLLPEMNISDYGKKCVVIDLDETLVHSSFKPISNADFIVPVEIDGTVHQVYVLKRPHVDEFLQKMGELFECVLFTASLAKYADPVADLLDQWGVFRARLFRESCVFHRGNYVKDLSRLGRELSNVIILDNSPASYIFHPENAVPVQSWFDDLSDTELQDLLPFFEGLSREEEVYGVLQNLRGR